The sequence GCGCAGATCTTCGCCGGGCAGCCGGGCGGCGAAGCGGGCGCGGCGGCCGCGCCGCCCGCGAGCCCCGAGCAGATCGTCGACAGCCACTTCGCGGGGCTGCGCGCGTTCGCGCCGGGCGGCGGGGATCAGGCGGCGTCGTTCGACGCGGTGCTCAAGGCGATCGACGCGCTGTACACGTACCTCACCGCGACCGACGACGCATTGCGCAGCGGCGCGGCGCCGCCGCCGTCGGACGCGCCCGCGCGGCTGCGCGCGCAGGCGGGCCGGTTGCCGACGCCTGTGCGCGAGGTGCTCGACGATTTGTCGAACGTCGCGAACGGCAGCATCGCGAGCGTCGAGCAGCGCAACGTCGCGCAGCGCGCGGGCGCGAACGTCGGCGATTTCTGCCGGCAGGCGATCGCCGGGCGCTACCCGTTCGCGCGCGGCGCGGCGCGCGACGTCGCGCCGTCCGATTTCGCGCAGCTGTTCGCGGCGGGCGGCCTGATGGACGACTTCTTCCAGAAGAACCTGCAAACGCTCGTCGACACGACCGCGCATCCATGGCGTTTCAACAACCGCAACGCCGAAGCCGACCCGTCGGCGGCCGCGATGCTCGGCTCGTTCGAGAAGGCGGCGGTGATCCGCGACGTCTATTTCGGAGGCGGCGCGCGGACCGCGCAGATCAAGGTCGAGATCGTGCCGCTCGAAATGGACCCGTCGATCTCGGAGATGCTGCTCGACGTCGACGGCCAGATCGTCCGCTACGCGCACGGCCCGCAGGTGCCGACGGCGGTGCAGTGGCCCGGCACGCGCGGCAGCAATCAGGTGCGGCTGCAGGTGACCGAGCAGTCGGGGGCGACGGGCGGCTTCACGACCGAGGGCCCGTGGGCGCTGCACCGGCTGTTCGACCGCGCGGGCGTGTCGGGTGGGCGCGGACCCGAGCAGATGGTCGCGAGATTCGCGGTCGACGGCAAGCCGATCGTGCTGCAGGTGACGGCGAGCAGCGTTCGCAACCCGTTCCGGTTGCCGCAGATGGAGTCCTTTACATGTCCTCCGAAGCAATGAGCACGATGCAGACGACGCCGGCCTGCGACGGCGAGCCGCCCGCCTGGTACGGCAAGATTCCGGGCGCGGGCGACTTCGTCAATCACCGGCTGTCGCACGAGCTCGCGGGCTGGTGGGAGCGCTGGCTCCAGCAGGGCATGGCCGCGATGCGCCAGCGCGGCGACGACGAGCTCGCGCGTTACTACACGGTCGCGCCGGTCTGGAACTTCCTGATTCCGGCGGGCGCGGGCGCGCAGTGCGTGCAGCCGGGCTGTCTCGCGCCGAGTTGCGATCGCGTCGGCCGCTACTACCCGGTGATCGCGACGCTGCCGATGCGCACCGCCGATTACTGGAGCGCGCTGCCGGACGCCGCCGACGCGTTCTATTGGCAGGTCGGCAGCGCGCTGCTCGATGCGATCCGGCATGCGCGCGCGCCGGTGCAGCTCGAGCAGGCGCTCGCGAAGGTGCGGCTCGTGCCGGGCGCGGCCGCGGGTTCGGCGTGGTTCGGCGTGGTTCGGCGGCGCGGGGGACGGGCCCGGTGAGCGCGATTGGCGCGGCGGCGCGCGCGATGCGGCCCGCGAAAGCGATGCGGGCTGGGCGATCGGCGGAGCGGGCGATATCGACGGAGCGGGCGTGCGCGGTGCGGGCGATGAAGGCGACGGAGGCGATAGAGGCGAGGCGGGCGGCATGAGCAGTGTGGGCGCAGCGGACGGCGGCGACGCGCGCAACGGCGCGCTCGCGCAGCCGATGCCGAGCCCGCCCGCGACGCCCGCTTGGCCGGGACTTTCGCAGTATTTCGATCCGCACGGCGCGACGAGCTTCTGGTGGACCAATCGCGCCGACGGCTCGCCGCTGCGCACGCACGCGCATACCGGCGCGCCGGACAGCCGGCTGTTCCTGCGGCTGTTCGGCGGCGTTCAGCACGGCGTGTAGCGGGCGCGCGGAGGGCGCGCATGCGGAGGATGCATGCGGCGCGCGCATGCTGGAATGCACGCAACCGGCGCATGCGACGCGGACGTAACGGTGTAACGGTAATGCAGCGGCAACGCAACGAGCGGCGCGCGGCTTCGCGCCGGCACGCGACGGGCCGGCGCGCGAAGGCGGCGCGATCCGGCCGCGATTCGCGGAATCACGAGGTGGCACATGACGGACCCATTTTCGAGAGACAACGAGCAGGAAACCGTGACCCGCGGCGGCGGCGCCGAATTCGCGGTGCGGCCGCTGCCGCTCGGCCATCGCCTCGGCGAATTGCAACTGGACGAGGTGCTCGGCGTCGGCGGCTTCGGGATCGTCTATCGGGCGTTCGATCGCACGCTGCGGCGCGCGGTCGCGATCAAGGAATACATGCCGTCGATGCTCGCGACGCGCGGCGGCGACTACACGGTTTCGCTGCGCTCGGTGCGCTTCGCGCAGGCGTTCGACGCGGGCCGCAGCGCGTTTCTCAACGAGGCGCGGCTGCTCGCGCAATTCGATCATCCGGGGCTCGTCAAGGTCCTGCATTTCTGGGAGAGCCACGGCACCGCGTACATGGTGATGCCGTTCTACGAAGGGCGCACGCTCAAGCAACTGCTCGACGGCGGCGCGCAGATCGGCGAGACGCAGCTCCGCCACATCGTCGCCGCGCTGCTCGGCGCGCTCGACACGCTGCATCGCGCGCAGTGCTTCCATCGCGACATCGCGCTCGACAACATCCTGATCCGGCCCGACGGCAATCCGATCCTGCTCGACTTCGGCGCGGCGCGCAAACGGATCGGCGATCTCGTCGACGACAGCGCGATGATGATCAAGCCGGGCTATGCGCCGATCGAGCAGTACACCGACGATCCGGCCTTCAGCCAGGGGCCTTGGACCGATCTGTACGCACTCGGCGCGGTGATGCATGCGATGGTCACGGGCGAGCTGCCGCCCGCGGCGGTCGTGCGCAGCATCCAGGATACCTATCGGCCGCTCGCCGCGCGCGAGTTGACCGCGCGTGAGCCGTACAGTCCGGCGTTTCTCGCGGCGATCGACCACGCGTTGCAACTGAAGATCGCCGACAGGCCGGAGTCGGTCGCGGAGTTCGCGGCGGAGCTCGGGTTGCGCGAGTTCGATCGGCCGCCTTACGTCGCGCCGATGCCGGCGGGCGCGCCGCAGCCGCGGGAGGCGCGCGACGCGGGCGCGGCGGAAGACGACGCGCGGCGCGCGGCGGCGTCCGGGTCGCCGGAGGCGCGGCGACGTGGCGATGCGGATGTGGATGCGGATGCGCGGCCCGACGGGGAGCGGGCGCGGCAGCCGGAGCAGCCGCCACCGGCGCGGCAGTCGGCTGCGCATCGGCTTGGCGATTCGGCACAGGCGGACGGAGAAGGGGCCGGTGACGAATCGGGTGCGGCGGCGGCGCGTTGGCAGGGCGATGACGAGCGCGCGGATGAACGGCCGGATGAATCGACCGATGAACCGGCCGCACGCGCGGAACGAGCGATGGCGGCGCAGAGCGGCGCGCAACCAGCGCAGACGCCCCCGCCTCCTCAGGCGAGCGAGCGCGGCGCGGCCGCGACGCGATCGGACGCGGATTCCGGCGCGCCGTCGCCGCGGCCGTGGGCCGCCGACGGTCGCGATGGCGAATCTTCCGGGCCGCGCGTCGATCATATGCAGTCGCAGTCGCAGTCGCCGCCGTCACGATCGCGCGAGCACGCGGGCGAGCGCGATCCGCGGCCGGCGCGACCGGGCGTAGCCGACGCGTCGCGGCAAGCGGCGCCTGCGTCGCGAGACGGCGGTGCGCCGCCGCCCGAAGCGAGCGGCCCTCGGGTATCCGATGCGCCGGTCTCGCGCGATGCGGCGGGCGCTGACGCGGAGGCGGCCATGAGCGCGGCGGCGGCCGGGGCGGGAGCGCCCGCCCGCGCCGGCGCGTCGAACGCGTCCGCATCGTCTGGCGCGCCCGCCGTCTGCGCTGCGTCGACTGCCTCCACGGCCTCCGCGGCATCGCGCTCCACCGCGCCCGCCGGGCCGCCCGGCAACGCGCGCGCGCGGCTGCGCGACCGGCGGACGATCGCCTATGCGGGCGGCGCGCTTGCGGTGTTGGTCGCGCTTGGCATCGGCGTCGCGCACCTCGTGAAGCCGTCCGGCCGCACCGAAGCGACGGCGGCGAACGCGCTCGCGCCGCTGTCGCCCGCCGCGCCGCCCGTGCCCGGCAGCGTCTCCGCGCTCGCGCAGCGCGGCGAGCCGCCGCCCGCGCTCGCGCCGCCGCCCGCGCCTGCCGATACGGCCGTGCGCGAGCCCGCGCCGAGCGTCGCGACGACGACGGCCGGCGCGAGCGCCACGCCGACGACGTCGCCGGGCGCCGCGCCGCCGCCTTCGGCACAGATCGCGAACCACGACGCGGGCGCCGCGTCCGCGCACGGCGCGCAGGCGTCGAACCTCGCGCCGAATGGCAGCCTCGACGCGACGGAAACGGTGGTCGCGAATCCGCCGGCGGGCGCCGAGCCGCCCGTGTCGCCGTCCGTCGCGCAGGAAGCCGCCGCCGCGGCCGAGCAGCGGCCGCCGGACATGCAGGAGACGATCCCCGTGCGCTTGCACGTGCGCCCGTGGGGCGACGTGTACGTGAGCGGCGTGAAGCGCGGCGCGAGTCCGCCGCTGCGGACGCTGTCGCTCGCGCCGGGCGTCTATCAGATCGAGATTCGCAACGGCACGCTGCCGCCGCTGCGACGCACCGTGAAGATCGATCCGGGCAGCAAGCCGGTGAGTATCGACTATGCGTTCGAATGAAGCCGACGCGCCGGCGCGCGCCGCCGGCGCCGGTCCATCCACGGGAAGGCCCATGCAGAGTTCAGACCCGATCGAATCGTTGCTCGCCGGCGTCGCGCCCGACGCGCCGTGCGGCGCGAATCTCGAATACGAGCAGGATTTCCTGCGGCTGCAGGAGAGCGCGACGCCGCGGCCCGAACAGCAGTACGGCGACACCGTGATCCCGGCCGAAGCGCCGGACTGGAGCGCGGTCGAGCGTCTCGCGCTCGAGCTGACGGCGCGCACGAAGGATCTGCGCGTGGCCGCGCATCTCGCGCGCAGTTGGACCGAACTGCGCGGCATGCCCGGCTACGCGGATGGGCTGAGGCTCGTCGCGGGGATGCTGGACCGGTGGTGGGACGACGTGCACCCGCGCCTGGACGCCGACGGCGACCACGACCCGGCCCCGCGCGCGAACGCGCTGGCGGAAATCGCGGGCGCGCACGACTGCGCGCGCGCCGCGCGCCGACAGGCGCTCTTCGATGGCGGCCCGAGCGTGCGCGATGCCGAGCGCGTGTTCGATGGCCGCGACGGCGGCGAGCACGGCTACCCGGGCGGCCGCGAGCGGCTGATCGCCGATCTGGTTCGCGCGCGCGACGGCGGGCAGCCGACGCTGCAGGCGGCGTTCGCCGCGCTCGACGCGCTCGATGCGATTCGCGCGCGCGTCGCATCGGCGCTCGGCGGCGAATGGGTGCCCGACGCGAGCGACTTCGAGAAGGCGCTGCGCCGGATCGTGCGCGACGGGTTGCCGCCGCCCGCGGCCGCGCCCGCCGCGACAAACGGCGCGGCGAATGTGGCGAATGCGGCGCACGGCGGCGCGGCAAACGGCGTCACGAACAGTGCCGCGAACGGCGCGGCTTCGGGCGGCGCGCCGGCTTTCGCCGCGAACGGCCGCGCGTGGCGCGACGCGGAGCTGACGAGCCGCGACGACGTTCAGCTCGGCCTCGAAAAAATGTGCCGCTACTTCGAGCTGCACGAGCCGAGCCATCCGGCGCCGATCCTGCTGCGCCGCGCGCAGCGGCTGCTGTCGCTCGACTTCTACGAAATCATCCGGGATCTCGCGCCGGAGAGCCTGCCGAAGCTCGACTTGCTGAGCGGCCAGCGCAACGAATGATGCGGGGGCGCCGCCGCGGGCGGCGGACATGATCGACGCAACCTGATGCGAAGGAGCAGACGATGACGAGCAAGTACAAGGCTTCGGCCAGCGGACAGAAATTCATCGCGCGCAACCGCGCGCCGCGCGTGCAGATCGAGTACGACGTCGAGACCTACGGCGCCGAGCGCAAGGTCCAACTGTCGTTCGTGATGGGCGTGATCGCGGATCTCGCGGGCAAGCGGGCCGAGCCGCTGCCGGACTTGCCGGAGCGCAAGTTCCTCGAAATCGACGTCGACAATTTCGACGAGCGGATGAAATCGATCGCGCCGCGCGTCGCGTTCCAGGTGCCGAACACGCTGTCGGGAGACGGCATGCTGAGCGTCGACATGACGTTCGAGAGCATCGACGATTTCTCGCCCGCCGCGATCGCGCGCAACGTCGACGCGTTGCGGCGCCTGCTCGACGCGCGCACCGAGCTGTCGAACCTGCTGTCGTACATGGACGGCAAGCACGGCGCCGAGCAACTGATCGAAAACGCGATCAACGATCCGGCACTGCTGGCCTCGCTCGTGCGGCAGCCGCTCGCGGCGGACGCCGAAGGCGGCGCGCGGCAGCCCGTGACCGGCACCGAAGACGACCCGGAGATTCGCCATGAATGAACGTGCCCAAACCCAGGCCGACACGCGCGCCGCCGCCCAGCCCGTGGTCGCGCGCGACGAGTTCGCCGCGCTGCTGCAAAAGGAGTTCAAGCCGAAGACGGCGGAGGCGCGCGAATCGGTCGAGCGCGCGGTGCGCACGCTCGCGCAGCAGGCGCTCGAGCACACGGTCGGCATGACGACCGACGCTTACGGCAGCGTCAAGCAGATCATCGCCGAGATCGACCGCAAGCTCTCCGAGCAGATCAACCTGATCCTGCATCATCAGGAGTTCCAGACGCTCGAAGGCGCGTGGCGCGGCCTGCACTACCTCGTCACGAACACCGAGACCGACGAGCTGCTGAAGATCAAGGCACTGCCCGCGTCGCGCAACGAGCTCGCGCGCACACTCAAGCGCTACAAGGGCGTCGCGTGGGATCAGAGCCCGCTGTTTCGCAAGGTCTACGAAGAAGAGTACGGCCAGTTCGGCGGCGAGCCGTTCGGCTGCCTCGTCGGCGATTTCCATTTCAACCACAGTCCGCCCGACGTCGAGATGCTCGGCGAGCTGTCGAAGATCGCGGCGGCCGCGCATGCGCCGTTCATCGCGGGCGCGTCGCCCGAGCTGATGCAGATGGATTCGTGGCAGGAGCTCGCCAATCCGCGTGATCTGACGAAGATCTTCCAGAACACCGAATACGCCGCGTGGCGCAGCCTGCGCCAGTCCGAGGATTCGCGCTACGTCGGGCTCGCGATGCCGCGCTTTCTCGCGCGGCTGCCGTACGGCGCGCGCACGAATCCCGTCGACGAATTCGACTTCGAGGAGGATACCGGCGCCGCGAGCCACGACCGCTACACGTGGGCGAATTCCGCGTACGCGATGGCGGCGAACATCAACCGCTCGTTCAAGCTGTACGGCTGGTGCTCGTCGATCCGCGGCGTCGAATCGGGCGGCGCGGTGCAAGGGCTGCCGTGCCACACGTTCCCCACCGACGACGGCGGCGTCGACCAGAAATGCCCGACCGAGATCGCGATCAGCGACCGCCGCGAGGCCGAGCTCGCGAAGAACGGCTTCATGCCGTTCGTACATCGAAAGAATTCGGATTTCGCGGCGTTCATCGGCGCGCAGTCGCTGTATCAGCCCGCCGAGTATCACGATCCCGACGCGACCGCGAACGCGCGGCTCTCGGGCCGCCTGCCGTACCTGTTCGCGTGCTGCCGCTTCGCGCATTACCTGAAGTGCATCGTGCGCGACAAGATCGGCTCGTTTCGCGAGCGCGACGACATGGAGCGCTGGCTCAACGACTGGATCATGAACTACGTCGACGGCGATCCGGCGAACTCGTCGCAGGAGACGAAGGCGCGCAAGCCGCTCGCGGCCGCGCAGGTCGTCGTCGAGGAGATCGACGACAACCCCGGCTATTACGCGTCGAAATTCTTCCTGCGGCCGCATTACCAGCTGGAAGGGCTCACCGTGTCGCTGCGGCTCATCTCGAAGCTGCCGTCGGCGAAGGCGGCGGGCGAATGAGCGGCAAACGCTCGGGATTGGACTGACACATTCCGCAATCAACCACAACGGAGACAGCGATGGGCGTCGCAATGTTTATGAAAGTGGACGGCGTCACCGGCGAATCGGCCGACGCGCAGCACAAGGGCTGGACCGACATCCAGTCGTTCTCATGGGGCGCGAGCCAGCCGGGCGCGATGGCGAGCGGCAGCGGCGGCAACGCGGGCAAGGCGAGCTTCAACGATCTCGTCGTCGCCGCGTACATGGACAAGGGCGCAACGGCGATCATCAAGAACTGCGCGAGCGGCAAGCACCTGCCGACGGTCGAGATATCGGCGTGCAAGACGGGCGGCTCGCAGATCGAGTTCATGCGCGTGACGCTGCAGGAAGTGCTCGTCACGTCCGCGCAGATCGCGGGCGTGGACCCGGGCGACGCGGCCGACCGGCTGATGATGCAGTACGGTTTTCAGGCCGCGAAGGTCAAGAAGCAGTACTGGCAGCAGAACGACAACGGCGGCAAGGGCGCCGAAGTGTCGGTCGGCTGGAACATCAAGGAGAACACCGAGATGTGACGGCGGGCCGCGCGAATCATGAATGACGACGTGCGAGCCGCGGGCGGCGGAGCGGGCGGCGTGCGCGCCGCGCATGACCGGCTGCAGCCGGCGCTGCTCGACCGGCTGACCGACGCCGAGCGCGAGCGGCGCACCGAGCCGCCCGACGCGCAGGCGATCGGCGGCGAGCGCTTGCGCGCGGCGGTGCTGCGCGATCTGGCGTGGCTGCTCAACACGCGCAACGGCGAGGACGGCTTCGTCGACTGGTCGGCGTTCGCGCACGCGCAGGCGTCGGTGCTCAACTACGGGATGCGGCCGCTCGTCGGCAAGCCGATGTCGGGCGTCGAGCGGATGTCGGTCGAGGCGTCGATCCGCGATGCGATCGTGCGTTTCGAGCCGCGTATCGCGCCCGACAGCGTCGAGGTGCGCAGCGTGCTCGACGCGCCGGGCGGCGCGGCGGGCGAGCGCCGGCACAACGTGCTGATGTTCGAGATCAAGGGCACGCTGTGGTCGATTCCGCATCCGGTCGAGTTCGTGCTGCGCTCGGACCTCGATCTGGAGACGGGCGCGATGGCGCTGCACCCGGCGGCGGGAGGCTGACGCGATGGATACGCGCCTGCTCGACTACTACAACCGCGAGCTCGCGTATCTGCGCGAGTTGGGCGGCGAGTTCGCGCAGCAGTTTCCGAAAGTGGCCGCGCGCCTGCGGATGCACGAATCGGGGCCGCCCGATCCGTACGTCGAGCGGTTGCTCGAAGGCTTCAGCTTTCTCACCGCGCGCGTGCAACTGAAGATGGACGCGGAGTTTCCGCGCTTCACGCAGGCGCTGCTCGACGCGGTGTATCCGGGTTACGTCGCGCCGCTTCCGTCGATGGCGATCGTGCAGTTCACGCCGATGATGAACGAAGGCAGCCTCGCGCAGGGCTACCGGCTGCCGGCGGGCACCGCGCTGCGCGCGCGGCCCGCCGCGGCCGAACAGACCGCGTGCGAGTTTCGCACCGCGCACGATCTGACGCTGTGGCCGCTGGAGCTCGCGGACGCTTCGGTGACGGGCGCGCCCGCGTATCTGCCGCGTTCGGCGACGGCAGCGCGCCGCGACGTGCGCGGCGCGCTGCGCATCCGGCTGAAGGCGCGCGGCGGCGCGGGCCTCGCGCAACTGCCGATCGATCGGCTGATGTTCCACCTGGCGGGCCCCGAGCGCGACGCGCTGCATCTGCTCGAACTGATCGCCGGGCATACGATCGGCGTCGTCTGCCACGACGCGGCGCAGCCGCCGCGCTGGCTGCACGCGCTTGGCGCGCACGCGCTCGCGCATCAGGGCTTCGACGCCGATCAGGCGCTGCTGCCCGACGAAGGCCGCAGCTTCCACGGTTACCGGCTGCTGCGCGAGTACTTCGCGTTTCCCGCGCGCTTCCTGTTCTTCAGCATCGAAGGATTGCGGCCCGCGCTCGCGCGCGCGACGGGCGACACGTTCGAGCTGACGCTGCTGCTCGATCGGCACGACGCGGCGCTCGAGAACAGCGTCGATGCGCGGCACCTCGCGTTGAACTGCACGCCGGCCGTCAACCTGTTCGCGCGGCGCGCGGACCGCATTCCGGTCCATCCGGGCGCGCGCGAGCATCATGTCGTCGTCGATCGCAGCCGGCCGCTCGACTACGAGGTCTACGCGGTGCGGCGGCTCGCGGGCGAGCAGCGCGACGACGGGCAGACGCGCGCGTTCCGGCCGTTCCATGCGTCGTTCGCGGGCGACGGCGGCAATTACGGCGCGTACTACACGGTGCGCCGCGAGCCGCGCCTCGTGTCCGCGCAGGCGCGCGCGAACGGCACGCGCACCGGCTACGTCGGCAGCGAGACGTTCGTGTCGCTCGTCGATAGCGCGTGCGCGCCGTATGACGAATCGATCCGCTATCTGTCCGTCGACACGCTGTGCACGAACCGCGATCTCGTCCTGCTGTTGCCGGCGGGCGACGCGAACGCGTTCACGCTGCGCGTGTCGGCGCCCGTCGAGCGGATCGCCATGATCCGCGGGCCGTCGCGGCCGCGCCCGCCGCTCGCCGACGCGCAGAGCGCGTGGCGGCTCGTGAGCCATCTCGGGCTCGCGCGCCACACGCTGACCGATGTCGACGACGAAGAAGGCGCGCGCGTGCTGCGCGAATTGCTCGGCCTGCACGCGGACCCGGCCGATGCGGCGATGCGCCGGCAGATCGACGGTGTGCATCGCGTCGCGTTCGCGCCGGTGTTTCGCCGGCTGCCCGCCGCCGGGCCGCTGATGTTCGGGCGCGGCGTGCAGG is a genomic window of Burkholderia mallei ATCC 23344 containing:
- the tssB gene encoding type VI secretion system contractile sheath small subunit: MTSKYKASASGQKFIARNRAPRVQIEYDVETYGAERKVQLSFVMGVIADLAGKRAEPLPDLPERKFLEIDVDNFDERMKSIAPRVAFQVPNTLSGDGMLSVDMTFESIDDFSPAAIARNVDALRRLLDARTELSNLLSYMDGKHGAEQLIENAINDPALLASLVRQPLAADAEGGARQPVTGTEDDPEIRHE
- a CDS encoding serine/threonine-protein kinase, whose amino-acid sequence is MTDPFSRDNEQETVTRGGGAEFAVRPLPLGHRLGELQLDEVLGVGGFGIVYRAFDRTLRRAVAIKEYMPSMLATRGGDYTVSLRSVRFAQAFDAGRSAFLNEARLLAQFDHPGLVKVLHFWESHGTAYMVMPFYEGRTLKQLLDGGAQIGETQLRHIVAALLGALDTLHRAQCFHRDIALDNILIRPDGNPILLDFGAARKRIGDLVDDSAMMIKPGYAPIEQYTDDPAFSQGPWTDLYALGAVMHAMVTGELPPAAVVRSIQDTYRPLAARELTAREPYSPAFLAAIDHALQLKIADRPESVAEFAAELGLREFDRPPYVAPMPAGAPQPREARDAGAAEDDARRAAASGSPEARRRGDADVDADARPDGERARQPEQPPPARQSAAHRLGDSAQADGEGAGDESGAAAARWQGDDERADERPDESTDEPAARAERAMAAQSGAQPAQTPPPPQASERGAAATRSDADSGAPSPRPWAADGRDGESSGPRVDHMQSQSQSPPSRSREHAGERDPRPARPGVADASRQAAPASRDGGAPPPEASGPRVSDAPVSRDAAGADAEAAMSAAAAGAGAPARAGASNASASSGAPAVCAASTASTASAASRSTAPAGPPGNARARLRDRRTIAYAGGALAVLVALGIGVAHLVKPSGRTEATAANALAPLSPAAPPVPGSVSALAQRGEPPPALAPPPAPADTAVREPAPSVATTTAGASATPTTSPGAAPPPSAQIANHDAGAASAHGAQASNLAPNGSLDATETVVANPPAGAEPPVSPSVAQEAAAAAEQRPPDMQETIPVRLHVRPWGDVYVSGVKRGASPPLRTLSLAPGVYQIEIRNGTLPPLRRTVKIDPGSKPVSIDYAFE
- the tssC gene encoding type VI secretion system contractile sheath large subunit — its product is MNERAQTQADTRAAAQPVVARDEFAALLQKEFKPKTAEARESVERAVRTLAQQALEHTVGMTTDAYGSVKQIIAEIDRKLSEQINLILHHQEFQTLEGAWRGLHYLVTNTETDELLKIKALPASRNELARTLKRYKGVAWDQSPLFRKVYEEEYGQFGGEPFGCLVGDFHFNHSPPDVEMLGELSKIAAAAHAPFIAGASPELMQMDSWQELANPRDLTKIFQNTEYAAWRSLRQSEDSRYVGLAMPRFLARLPYGARTNPVDEFDFEEDTGAASHDRYTWANSAYAMAANINRSFKLYGWCSSIRGVESGGAVQGLPCHTFPTDDGGVDQKCPTEIAISDRREAELAKNGFMPFVHRKNSDFAAFIGAQSLYQPAEYHDPDATANARLSGRLPYLFACCRFAHYLKCIVRDKIGSFRERDDMERWLNDWIMNYVDGDPANSSQETKARKPLAAAQVVVEEIDDNPGYYASKFFLRPHYQLEGLTVSLRLISKLPSAKAAGE
- the tssA gene encoding type VI secretion system protein TssA, translating into MQSSDPIESLLAGVAPDAPCGANLEYEQDFLRLQESATPRPEQQYGDTVIPAEAPDWSAVERLALELTARTKDLRVAAHLARSWTELRGMPGYADGLRLVAGMLDRWWDDVHPRLDADGDHDPAPRANALAEIAGAHDCARAARRQALFDGGPSVRDAERVFDGRDGGEHGYPGGRERLIADLVRARDGGQPTLQAAFAALDALDAIRARVASALGGEWVPDASDFEKALRRIVRDGLPPPAAAPAATNGAANVANAAHGGAANGVTNSAANGAASGGAPAFAANGRAWRDAELTSRDDVQLGLEKMCRYFELHEPSHPAPILLRRAQRLLSLDFYEIIRDLAPESLPKLDLLSGQRNE
- the tssF gene encoding type VI secretion system baseplate subunit TssF; its protein translation is MDTRLLDYYNRELAYLRELGGEFAQQFPKVAARLRMHESGPPDPYVERLLEGFSFLTARVQLKMDAEFPRFTQALLDAVYPGYVAPLPSMAIVQFTPMMNEGSLAQGYRLPAGTALRARPAAAEQTACEFRTAHDLTLWPLELADASVTGAPAYLPRSATAARRDVRGALRIRLKARGGAGLAQLPIDRLMFHLAGPERDALHLLELIAGHTIGVVCHDAAQPPRWLHALGAHALAHQGFDADQALLPDEGRSFHGYRLLREYFAFPARFLFFSIEGLRPALARATGDTFELTLLLDRHDAALENSVDARHLALNCTPAVNLFARRADRIPVHPGAREHHVVVDRSRPLDYEVYAVRRLAGEQRDDGQTRAFRPFHASFAGDGGNYGAYYTVRREPRLVSAQARANGTRTGYVGSETFVSLVDSACAPYDESIRYLSVDTLCTNRDLVLLLPAGDANAFTLRVSAPVERIAMIRGPSRPRPPLADAQSAWRLVSHLGLARHTLTDVDDEEGARVLRELLGLHADPADAAMRRQIDGVHRVAFAPVFRRLPAAGPLMFGRGVQVDVTVDDHAFSGDSPYLLGAVLEQFFARHVSINSFAECVLSSAQRGRLAQWPARVGRRPAI
- a CDS encoding Hcp family type VI secretion system effector, translated to MGVAMFMKVDGVTGESADAQHKGWTDIQSFSWGASQPGAMASGSGGNAGKASFNDLVVAAYMDKGATAIIKNCASGKHLPTVEISACKTGGSQIEFMRVTLQEVLVTSAQIAGVDPGDAADRLMMQYGFQAAKVKKQYWQQNDNGGKGAEVSVGWNIKENTEM
- the tssE gene encoding type VI secretion system baseplate subunit TssE, which encodes MNDDVRAAGGGAGGVRAAHDRLQPALLDRLTDAERERRTEPPDAQAIGGERLRAAVLRDLAWLLNTRNGEDGFVDWSAFAHAQASVLNYGMRPLVGKPMSGVERMSVEASIRDAIVRFEPRIAPDSVEVRSVLDAPGGAAGERRHNVLMFEIKGTLWSIPHPVEFVLRSDLDLETGAMALHPAAGG